From the genome of Cytobacillus luteolus, one region includes:
- a CDS encoding pirin family protein, translated as MVERNIKSVKTVHHKQQSPTHKVGLIIEPGNWVEYDPFLILAEDWFQKGTFDLHPHRGIETVTYVIEGRLEHFDNKAGKGELLPGDVQWMTAGSGVIHSEDPAEGETVHSLQLWVNLPANKKMTEPRYQNMKASDMPVFEKEGALLRIFSGSSNGVTSPTLNHTPVTFVEMNLEAGVDVRQELPGNYNGFLYVLEGQGTFGSDHTEGRAGQVLFLENVESDEGSFITVRADQQLKVLLYAGQPIKEQVVARGPFVMNTEEEVRQAYKDYMDGKFV; from the coding sequence ATCGTGGAGCGCAATATAAAGTCAGTTAAGACAGTACACCATAAACAGCAAAGTCCAACGCATAAAGTTGGTTTAATAATAGAGCCTGGAAATTGGGTAGAATATGATCCATTTTTAATCTTAGCAGAAGATTGGTTTCAAAAGGGAACCTTCGATTTACATCCTCATCGGGGGATAGAGACTGTCACTTATGTGATTGAGGGTCGTCTAGAGCACTTTGATAATAAGGCTGGTAAGGGTGAGCTATTACCTGGTGATGTTCAATGGATGACAGCAGGAAGTGGAGTTATCCATAGTGAAGACCCAGCTGAAGGGGAAACCGTTCATTCCCTTCAGCTTTGGGTGAACCTTCCAGCTAATAAGAAGATGACAGAACCCCGTTATCAAAATATGAAGGCCAGTGATATGCCAGTATTTGAAAAAGAGGGAGCATTACTACGTATATTTTCGGGTTCATCGAATGGAGTTACATCTCCAACCCTAAACCATACGCCAGTTACCTTTGTTGAAATGAACCTTGAGGCTGGAGTAGACGTAAGACAAGAGTTACCGGGAAACTATAACGGGTTTTTGTATGTATTAGAGGGACAAGGAACATTCGGTTCAGATCATACCGAAGGCCGAGCTGGACAAGTCTTGTTCTTAGAAAATGTTGAATCGGATGAAGGATCATTCATTACTGTCCGAGCAGATCAGCAGTTAAAGGTTCTCCTTTATGCTGGACAGCCAATTAAAGAGCAAGTAGTAGCAAGAGGACCATTTGTCATGAACACAGAAGAAGAAGTCCGTCAGGCTTATAAGGATTATATGGACGGGAAGTTTGTGTAA